In the Ipomoea triloba cultivar NCNSP0323 chromosome 6, ASM357664v1 genome, one interval contains:
- the LOC116023380 gene encoding putative late blight resistance protein homolog R1A-10, whose protein sequence is MAGLGKTTLTKMVFKDQDLRLEYFPRLWVYVSRTFNRKQIFLDILSNFIKITKEFHDMSEESLALTIQDVLVSEKYFIVMDDVWSKKDWDYLKIAFPNNTKGSRVLVTTRHEKVALYIDSTCIPHQLKFLSNDESWELLEKCIFRKEKCAPPLENLGKCIAIKCNGLPLAVITIAAVLDKNGTLDEWKHVAENPFPVINQENQSYNELVKLSYDHLPFHLKDCFLYLAAFPIGHDIPAWKLIRLWIAEGFIPLMEGEYSSDLERTAEKYLEDLVDRNLLMVLRRRADGQIKTCRIHDTLHEFCKKEAATKNLFHEMDHRTKLDVNEIPRRLCVHSSILEFLKSDNKPSSEHVRSFLSYCSKEVEIPNECRAAIPKSFPLLRVMDVESLKFKLLPKELYSLYHLRFLAVSTDLKLLPARPFNNLWNMQTLVFNSSHNSLEVKADIWSMSKLRHVHSNSSMVLPPPPKSSKRSASVSTDIKTLSTISPSSCTGDIFDKTPDLQKLGIRGNLAELMDVKQGGVSLFDNLQKLDRLENLKLINYALQSNKLRSFPRAEKFPRRLRKMTLFNTAFEWKDLSALGSLDELEVLKLEDNAFRGEFCDVRSVVFKQLQYFRIGRTDLVSWTASKDSFPVLKCLFLRNCTKLVSVPVEFGEIESLKLLELYCTNKGAVKSAQKIQELKRGVNGDTKKGGFQLSVYLPEQ, encoded by the coding sequence ATGGCGGGTCTGGGCAAAACCACATTGACCAAAATGGTGTTCAAGGACCAGGATTTGCGGTTAGAATATTTTCCTCGGCTTTGGGTTTATGTTTCAAGAACTTTTAATCGCAAGCAAATATTCTTGGACATTCTAAGTAATTTCATAAAGATAACCAAAGAGTTTCATGATATGTCCGAGGAAAGCTTAGCACTAACAATACAAGACGTTTTGGTGAGTGAAAAGTATTTCATTGTAATGGATGATGTATGGTCAAAGAAAGACTGGGACTATTTGAAGATTGCTTTTCCAAACAATACAAAAGGGAGTAGAGTATTGGTGACTACTCGACATGAAAAGGTGGCGTTATATATTGATTCTACTTGTATCCCTCACCAACTAAAATTTTTGAGCAATGATGAAAGTTGGGAGTTATtagaaaaatgtatttttcGCAAAGAAAAATGTGCTCCTCCGTTAGAAAATCTTGGTAAGTGCATAGCAATAAAATGCAACGGATTGCCACTTGCTGTAATCACAATTGCAGCTGTCTTAGATAAAAATGGCACACTTGATGAGTGGAAACATGTAGCAGAAAATCCCTTCCCAGTAATTAACCAAGAAAACCAGAGTTACAATGAACTGGTAAAGTTGAGTTATGATCATTTACCTTTTCACTTGAAAGATTGCTTCCTATACCTTGCAGCTTTTCCTATAGGACATGATATTCCTGCATGGAAATTAATTCGATTGTGGATAGCTGAAGGATTCATTCCATTAATGGAGGGTGAATACTCCTCAGACTTGGAGCGCACAGCTGAGAAATACTTGGAAGATCTGGTTGATAGAAATCTTTTGATGGTGTTACGTAGAAGAGCAGATGGTCAAATAAAAACATGTCGGATTCATGACACACTGCACGaattttgcaaaaaagaagCTGCGACCAAGAATCTTTTTCATGAAATGGACCACAGAACTAAACTAGATGTGAACGAAATCCCACGCCGCCTTTGTGTCCACTCCTCCATTTTGGAGTTCTTGAAATCAGACAACAAGCCATCTAGTGAACATGTGAGATCTTTCTTGTCTTATTGCTCCAAAGAAGTAGAAATTCCCAATGAGTGCCGGGCTGCCATTCCAAAATCCTTTCCTCTTCTTAGAGTAATGGATGTTGAGTCCCTGAAATTCAAACTCCTGCCTAAAGAACTCTATAGCCTCTACCATCTGAGATTCCTTGCAGTGTCAACTGACCTGAAACTCCTCCCAGCAAGGCCCTTCAATAATCTCTGGAATATGCAGACTCTTGTGTTTAACTCCTCCCACAATAGCCTTGAAGTTAAGGCAGATATATGGAGCATGTCTAAGCTAAGACATGTCCATAGCAACAGTTCCATGGTGCTTCCCCCTCCTCCGAAATCCAGCAAGAGAAGCGCCTCGGTAAGTACAGATATCAAGACGCTTTCCACCATATCGCCTTCGAGTTGCACAGGGGACATTTTCGACAAGACCCCAGACCTTCAAAAGCTGGGAATTCGCGGGAACCTAGCAGAGCTTATGGATGTCAAGCAAGGAGGAGTTAGTCTGTTTGACAATCTTCAGAAGCTGGACCGCCTCGAAAATCTGAAGCTCATAAATTATGCTCTCCAGAGCAACAAACTGCGAAGCTTCCCTCGTGCTGAGAAGTTCCCGCGCAGGCTAAGGAAGATGACTTTGTTCAACACTGCATTCGAGTGGAAGGACTTGAGTGCTTTGGGGTCGTTGGATGAGCTCGAGGTGTTAAAGCTGGAGGATAATGCGTTTAGAGGAGAGTTCTGTGATGTAAGGAGCGTTGTGTTCAAACAACTGCAGTATTTTCGCATAGGAAGGACTGATTTAGTATCATGGACAGCTTCGAAAGATAGTTTTCCAGTACTAAAATGTCTGTTCCTCAGAAACTGCACTAAGCTTGTTTCTGTTCCGGTTGAGTTTGGTGAAATAGAGAGCCTTAAATTGTTGGAATTGTATTGCACCAACAAGGGGGCAGTGAAATCTGCTCAAAAAATACAGGAGCTGAAAAGAGGTGTAAATGGAGATACCAAAAAGGGTGGATTTCAGCTCTCTGTCTATCTTCCTGAGCAGTGA